Proteins encoded within one genomic window of Anaerolineae bacterium:
- a CDS encoding type 1 glutamine amidotransferase, with the protein MPLEGKTVAILAEDLFEDIELLYPYYRLLEEGARVLVVGSSGTQTYHGKHGIPAQVDVQASELDPATVDAVIVPGGYAPDRMRRHRDMLDLVRSVFDQGKLVASICHAPWVPISAGIVRGKRMTSVSSVRDDLVNAGAQWVDEEVVEDGNLISSRGPRDLPAFCRAIIRHLSR; encoded by the coding sequence ATGCCATTGGAAGGCAAGACCGTGGCCATTCTGGCCGAAGACCTCTTCGAGGATATCGAGCTTCTCTACCCCTACTATCGGCTACTGGAAGAAGGGGCCCGCGTTCTCGTAGTGGGAAGCAGCGGCACCCAGACTTACCATGGCAAGCACGGCATTCCAGCTCAAGTGGACGTCCAGGCCTCCGAGCTGGACCCTGCTACGGTGGATGCCGTGATCGTACCCGGCGGTTACGCGCCCGATCGCATGCGCCGCCACCGCGACATGCTCGATCTGGTGCGCAGCGTCTTCGACCAGGGGAAACTCGTCGCCAGCATCTGCCACGCTCCGTGGGTCCCGATCTCCGCCGGAATCGTGCGTGGCAAGCGCATGACCAGCGTCTCCTCTGTCCGCGATGACCTGGTCAATGCCGGGGCTCAGTGGGTAGATGAGGAGGTGGTCGAGGATGGCAACCTCATCTCCTCGCGGGGGCCTCGGGACCTACCTGCATTCTGCCGCGCCATCATCCGTCACTTGAGCCGCTGA
- a CDS encoding LCP family protein, which produces MRSMFFAPRLLSMVMIALLIGAGGLLGYTIYSTARDMVVSAQFELPEPPSVPVIQRQASEGVSGGETTTGQPPESPLAAALASPQRDRINILILGLDVLDGSVEPARTDTLILVSIDPSGGPINMLSIPRDLWVPIGPYGESRINTAYFLGETRNYPGGGAGLLRATIEQSFGIPIHYHVCVDFAGFLRLVDYLGGVTINVERDIYDAEFPDGQGGTKTIHIPAGLQHMDAETALQYARSRHGNSDFDRAYRQQWLLIALRDELLRNESIPGLISKLPALYKTFSSSVETDLSLDDLIKLARIANGVDLNNVQMAVIDLSMTSRYITEQGWDVLLPIPEKIEPVVDRFFRTPSPRREVPQYELEASPEIAAEDASIMLVNGSGRQGLAEAAAEYLRALGFRVSGASDLDRGDYTSSVMIIYTEKPATVAALASALGLTSQNIRTSPSSPDAGSADIKVILGQDFRLSLD; this is translated from the coding sequence ATGCGCTCGATGTTCTTCGCCCCTCGGCTCCTGAGCATGGTGATGATAGCGCTTCTGATCGGGGCCGGGGGGCTTCTGGGATACACGATCTACTCCACCGCCAGGGACATGGTGGTCTCGGCGCAGTTCGAGCTGCCCGAGCCGCCTTCGGTGCCGGTGATCCAACGTCAGGCTTCCGAGGGGGTGTCGGGCGGTGAAACGACGACCGGGCAGCCGCCCGAGTCGCCTCTGGCAGCTGCCCTGGCGAGCCCGCAGAGAGACCGCATCAACATCCTCATCCTGGGCCTGGACGTGCTCGATGGCAGCGTGGAGCCGGCGCGCACGGATACCCTCATTCTGGTGTCTATTGACCCATCAGGCGGGCCCATCAACATGCTTTCGATACCCCGTGATCTATGGGTGCCCATCGGGCCGTACGGGGAGAGCCGTATCAACACCGCGTACTTCCTGGGCGAGACGCGCAACTACCCTGGCGGCGGCGCCGGGCTGCTGCGGGCCACGATCGAGCAAAGCTTCGGCATCCCCATCCACTACCATGTCTGCGTGGACTTCGCTGGCTTCCTCCGCCTGGTGGATTACCTGGGTGGGGTGACCATCAACGTGGAGCGCGATATCTACGATGCCGAGTTTCCGGATGGGCAGGGAGGCACCAAGACCATCCATATTCCGGCTGGCCTGCAACACATGGACGCCGAGACTGCCCTCCAGTACGCCCGCTCCCGCCACGGCAATAGCGATTTCGACCGTGCCTATCGCCAGCAATGGCTCCTGATCGCCCTTCGTGACGAGCTCCTGCGTAATGAGTCCATCCCCGGGCTAATCTCCAAGCTGCCGGCGCTGTACAAGACCTTCTCATCGAGCGTAGAGACCGACCTGTCGCTGGATGACCTGATCAAGCTGGCCCGCATCGCCAACGGCGTAGACCTGAACAACGTGCAGATGGCGGTGATTGACCTGAGCATGACCAGCCGGTACATCACCGAGCAAGGTTGGGACGTGCTCCTTCCCATTCCGGAGAAGATCGAGCCGGTGGTGGACCGGTTCTTCCGGACGCCCTCGCCCCGCCGCGAGGTGCCGCAGTACGAGCTGGAGGCATCGCCTGAGATCGCCGCCGAGGACGCGTCCATCATGCTGGTCAACGGTAGCGGGCGCCAGGGGCTGGCGGAGGCGGCGGCGGAGTATCTGCGTGCCCTGGGTTTCCGGGTGTCAGGCGCCTCTGACCTCGACCGCGGCGACTACACCTCTTCGGTGATGATCATATACACAGAGAAGCCGGCCACGGTAGCGGCGCTGGCCTCGGCTCTTGGGCTGACCAGCCAGAACATTCGCACGTCTCCCAGCAGCCCAGACGCCGGAAGTGCCGATATTAAGGTCATTCTGGGCCAGGATTTCCGCCTCTCTCTCGATTGA